One genomic window of Blastopirellula retiformator includes the following:
- the xerC gene encoding tyrosine recombinase XerC, with protein sequence MRAAADRFLRYLKVERNASDLTIKSYGEDLEALVDYLEELYAAPATTGEVSTLDLRGYVAAVSDAGYSETTIARRLASMRSFFRFAQREDLVDRSPAKPLRNPRRKRKLPHFLTTDEISKLLYAPPTNTAAGLRDRAILETTYSAGLRVSELVGLNDSDVDFEQGLIRVRGKGKRERLGPLGSFAAKALQDWLAKRTLSVRSAAAKEKPIFTNKFGNRLTTRSVGRMLEKYIAQTDLDTRTSPHTLRHSFATHLLDAGADIRSVQELLGHKSLVTTQIYTHVSTTRLKEAYEKAHPRAQV encoded by the coding sequence ATGCGAGCCGCCGCCGACCGCTTCCTCCGTTACCTCAAGGTCGAACGTAACGCGTCCGACCTGACGATCAAAAGTTACGGCGAAGACCTGGAAGCGCTGGTCGACTATCTCGAAGAACTCTACGCCGCGCCGGCCACCACCGGAGAAGTCTCCACCCTCGACCTGCGCGGCTATGTCGCCGCCGTCAGTGACGCAGGCTACAGCGAAACGACCATCGCCCGCCGTCTCGCCTCGATGCGCTCCTTCTTCCGCTTCGCCCAGCGCGAGGACCTGGTCGACCGCAGTCCGGCCAAGCCGCTCCGCAACCCGCGCCGCAAGCGGAAGCTCCCTCACTTTCTGACGACCGATGAAATCAGCAAGCTGCTGTATGCCCCGCCGACCAACACCGCCGCTGGCCTGCGTGATCGGGCGATCTTAGAGACCACCTACAGCGCCGGCCTCCGCGTCAGCGAACTGGTCGGGCTCAACGATAGCGACGTCGACTTCGAGCAAGGCTTGATCCGCGTTCGTGGGAAAGGGAAGCGAGAACGTCTCGGTCCGCTCGGAAGCTTTGCCGCTAAAGCGCTGCAAGATTGGCTCGCCAAACGAACCTTGAGCGTTCGCTCGGCCGCCGCCAAAGAGAAGCCGATCTTCACCAACAAGTTTGGCAATCGCTTGACCACCCGCAGCGTCGGCCGCATGCTCGAAAAGTACATCGCCCAAACCGACCTCGACACCCGCACCTCGCCGCATACCCTACGGCACAGCTTCGCTACCCACCTCCTCGACGCAGGCGCCGACATCCGCAGCGTCCAAGAGCTACTAGGCCACAAAAGCCTGGTGACAACGCAAATCTACACCCACGTCAGTACGACAAGGCTGAAGGAAGCCTACGAAAAAGCGCACCCCAGAGCGCAAGTCTAA